Proteins from a genomic interval of Staphylococcus debuckii:
- the efp gene encoding elongation factor P, translating into MISVNDFKTGLTISVDNGIWKVIDFQHVKPGKGSAFVRSKLRNLRTGAIQEKTFRAGEKVEQAMIENRRMQYLYADGDMHVFMDNQTFEQTELPGDYLEDELKFLKANMEVQIQSYEGETIGVELPKTVELTVTETEPGIKGDTATGATKSATVETGYTLNVPLFVNEGDVLVINTGDGSYVSRA; encoded by the coding sequence ATGATTTCGGTTAATGATTTTAAAACAGGTTTAACAATTTCAGTAGATAATGGCATTTGGAAAGTTATTGATTTCCAACATGTAAAACCAGGTAAAGGTTCAGCTTTTGTCCGCTCAAAATTACGTAATTTACGTACAGGAGCGATTCAAGAAAAAACTTTCCGTGCTGGAGAAAAAGTAGAACAAGCTATGATTGAAAACCGCCGTATGCAATATTTGTATGCTGATGGCGACATGCATGTGTTCATGGATAACCAAACTTTCGAACAAACAGAATTGCCTGGCGATTATCTTGAAGATGAATTGAAGTTTTTAAAAGCTAACATGGAAGTTCAAATTCAAAGTTACGAAGGCGAAACTATCGGAGTCGAATTACCTAAAACTGTTGAATTGACAGTTACTGAAACAGAACCTGGTATTAAAGGTGATACTGCAACTGGAGCAACAAAATCAGCAACTGTAGAAACAGGTTACACTTTAAATGTACCTCTTTTCGTTAACGAAGGCGATGTACTTGTCATCAATACTGGTGATGGCAGCTATGTTTCTAGAGCTTAA
- a CDS encoding M24 family metallopeptidase gives MSRIDKLNSFMNEKGLDAVIILSDFNRRYLSGFTGTSGALVITPQERYLVTDFRYIDQASNQAPDFEIVNRSQGLIPEVVALLNQLKVEKVGFEGHIVSYDTYLELNKAQISLESISDAIEDIRAVKDQNEIETIKKAAEIVDKTYEYILSIAKVGMTEQELKAELESKMLHLGASGPSFDTIVASGYRGALPHGVASDKKIEEGDMITLDFGAYYNGYVSDITRTFAIGQPDPKLVEVYNIVLEAQQAAVNQIKAGMTGKEADAIARDIIAEHGYGEYFGHSTGHGIGLEIHEQPMLAKTVDKKLVPNNCVTVEPGIYLEGLGGIRIEDDILITENGNEVFTKCTKDLIIL, from the coding sequence ATGTCTAGAATTGATAAATTAAATTCATTTATGAATGAAAAAGGGTTAGATGCTGTAATTATTTTATCAGATTTTAATAGAAGATACTTGTCAGGATTCACAGGTACTAGCGGTGCCTTAGTGATTACCCCTCAAGAAAGATACTTAGTCACAGATTTCCGTTACATTGATCAAGCATCTAATCAAGCACCTGATTTTGAAATCGTTAATCGTTCACAAGGCTTAATTCCTGAAGTCGTTGCTTTATTAAACCAATTAAAAGTCGAAAAAGTCGGTTTTGAAGGTCACATTGTAAGCTACGATACTTACTTAGAACTCAATAAAGCACAAATTTCTTTAGAAAGTATTTCTGATGCTATTGAGGATATCCGAGCTGTAAAAGATCAAAATGAAATTGAAACTATCAAAAAAGCAGCTGAAATTGTAGACAAAACATACGAATATATCTTATCAATTGCAAAAGTAGGAATGACTGAGCAAGAGTTAAAAGCTGAATTAGAAAGCAAAATGTTACATTTAGGGGCAAGCGGTCCTTCATTCGATACTATTGTTGCTTCAGGATATAGAGGTGCATTGCCTCACGGTGTAGCCAGTGATAAGAAAATTGAAGAAGGAGATATGATCACTTTAGATTTCGGTGCTTACTACAATGGATATGTCTCAGATATCACGCGCACATTTGCAATAGGACAGCCTGATCCTAAACTCGTAGAAGTTTATAATATTGTTTTAGAAGCACAACAAGCTGCCGTAAATCAAATCAAAGCAGGCATGACTGGGAAAGAGGCAGATGCTATTGCAAGAGATATTATTGCAGAACATGGTTATGGCGAATATTTCGGCCATTCAACAGGTCATGGTATCGGTTTAGAAATCCACGAACAACCTATGCTTGCGAAAACAGTGGATAAAAAATTAGTTCCGAATAATTGCGTCACAGTAGAACCGGGTATTTATTTAGAAGGATTAGGCGGCATTCGTATAGAAGATGATATATTAATTACCGAAAATGGTAATGAAGTCTTTACTAAATGCACAAAAGACCTTATTATTTTATAA